One segment of Castanea sativa cultivar Marrone di Chiusa Pesio chromosome 3, ASM4071231v1 DNA contains the following:
- the LOC142628007 gene encoding protein PHR1-LIKE 1-like isoform X1 produces the protein MNMHPALSVQRSGGKQLRDMGAGAMSSSLPAFASALDYSRYPDSFHVSSGRETVTNSISTQASAIVSNSNIDGRLLTSSPGFANDLIFPTVSPHGRLPQNSPFISQSSTDGASFPPSHSSHQDLQSPVLINQYEGSQDISWCTDFLDFPDNVPVQTGQVEGATGVVTSEDHTRRNDWQWADGLISELDPDWSDLPDVNVIDPISEQTQIHQQPPVPSAEFRNVANTLSTAPPTKSRMRWTPELHEAFVEAVNRLGGSEHATPKGVKNLMNVEGLTIYHVKSHLQKYRTARHKPESTSEGTSEKKFTSIEEAKSADIKTSIDITEALRLQMELQKRLHEQLEIQKKLQLQIERQGQYLQEMFEAQKMIEDGKSKTSTSALDDPSVPLSNAVADVKTETLKLDQPKAGIGASNANPTPEEGFWDISQEQRADKPGDGESNAPPTKRAKL, from the exons ATGAACATGCACCCTGCTTTATCTGTTCAGAGATCAGGTGGAAAGCAGCTGAGAGACATGGGGGCTGGAGCTATGTCTTCATCTTTACCAGCTTTTGCTTCTGCTCTTGATTATTCCAGATATCCAGATTCTTTTCACGTTTCCTCAGGAAGGGAAACGGTCACAAATTCCATTTCAACACAAGCTTCTGCAATAGTGTCCAACAGCAATATTGACGGGCGCTTGTTGACATCATCTCCTGGATTCGCAAacgatttgatttttcccacagtTTCTCCGCATGGAAGGCTTCCCCAAAATTCTCCATTTATTTCTCAGTCATCAACTGATGGGGCATCATTTCCGCCTAGCCATTCCTCCCATCAGGATTTGCAATCCCCAGTATTGATTAATCAATATGAAGGAAGTCAGGATATCTCCTGGTGTACAGATTTCCTTGATTTTCCAGATAATGTCCCTGTTCAGACTGGTCAGGTGGAAGGCGCTACTGGTGTCGTAACATCTGAGGACCATACAAGGAGAAATGATTGGCAGTGGGCTGATGGGTTAATTTCCGAGCTGGACCCGGACTGGAGTGACCTTCCCGATGTTAATGTAATTGATCCCATATCAGAG CAAACCCAGATCCACCAGCAGCCTCCTGTACCATCTGCAGAATTTCGCAATGTTGCTAATACATTGTCCACTGCACCTCCAACGAAGTCCCGAATGCGTTGGACACCAGAACTTCACGAGGCCTTTGTGGAAGCTGTCAATCGGCTTGGTGGTAGTGAACATGCTACTCCAAAGGGTGTCAAAAATCTCATGAATGTTGAAGGCCTGACCATATATCATGTTAAAAGCCACCTGCAG aaaTATCGAACAGCAAGACACAAACCAGAGTCAACATCAGAAG GAACTTCAGAGAAAAAATTTACTTCTATTGAAGAAGCAAAATCTGCAGACATAAAAAC GAGTATTGATATCACAGAAGCATTGAGGTTGCAGATGGAACTTCAGAAGCGGCTTCATGAACAGTTAGAG ATTCAAAAAAAGTTGCAGTTGCAAATTGAACGACAGGGGCAGTATCTTCAAGAGATGTTTGAGGCacaaaaaatgattgaagatGGAAAAAGTAAGACCTCCACATCTGCCCTGGATGATCCTTCTGTTCCACTATCAAATGCCGTTGCAGATGTCAAAACAGAAACCTTAAAATTGGATCAACCCAAAGCAGGAATTGGAGCTAGTAACGCCAACCCCACACCTGAAGAAGGTTTTTGGGACATAAGTCAGGAACAAAGGGCAGATAAACCAGGTGATGGTGAGTCTAATGCTCCACCAACAAAACGAGCAAAGCTATGA
- the LOC142628007 gene encoding protein PHR1-LIKE 1-like isoform X2, whose protein sequence is MGAGAMSSSLPAFASALDYSRYPDSFHVSSGRETVTNSISTQASAIVSNSNIDGRLLTSSPGFANDLIFPTVSPHGRLPQNSPFISQSSTDGASFPPSHSSHQDLQSPVLINQYEGSQDISWCTDFLDFPDNVPVQTGQVEGATGVVTSEDHTRRNDWQWADGLISELDPDWSDLPDVNVIDPISEQTQIHQQPPVPSAEFRNVANTLSTAPPTKSRMRWTPELHEAFVEAVNRLGGSEHATPKGVKNLMNVEGLTIYHVKSHLQKYRTARHKPESTSEGTSEKKFTSIEEAKSADIKTSIDITEALRLQMELQKRLHEQLEIQKKLQLQIERQGQYLQEMFEAQKMIEDGKSKTSTSALDDPSVPLSNAVADVKTETLKLDQPKAGIGASNANPTPEEGFWDISQEQRADKPGDGESNAPPTKRAKL, encoded by the exons ATGGGGGCTGGAGCTATGTCTTCATCTTTACCAGCTTTTGCTTCTGCTCTTGATTATTCCAGATATCCAGATTCTTTTCACGTTTCCTCAGGAAGGGAAACGGTCACAAATTCCATTTCAACACAAGCTTCTGCAATAGTGTCCAACAGCAATATTGACGGGCGCTTGTTGACATCATCTCCTGGATTCGCAAacgatttgatttttcccacagtTTCTCCGCATGGAAGGCTTCCCCAAAATTCTCCATTTATTTCTCAGTCATCAACTGATGGGGCATCATTTCCGCCTAGCCATTCCTCCCATCAGGATTTGCAATCCCCAGTATTGATTAATCAATATGAAGGAAGTCAGGATATCTCCTGGTGTACAGATTTCCTTGATTTTCCAGATAATGTCCCTGTTCAGACTGGTCAGGTGGAAGGCGCTACTGGTGTCGTAACATCTGAGGACCATACAAGGAGAAATGATTGGCAGTGGGCTGATGGGTTAATTTCCGAGCTGGACCCGGACTGGAGTGACCTTCCCGATGTTAATGTAATTGATCCCATATCAGAG CAAACCCAGATCCACCAGCAGCCTCCTGTACCATCTGCAGAATTTCGCAATGTTGCTAATACATTGTCCACTGCACCTCCAACGAAGTCCCGAATGCGTTGGACACCAGAACTTCACGAGGCCTTTGTGGAAGCTGTCAATCGGCTTGGTGGTAGTGAACATGCTACTCCAAAGGGTGTCAAAAATCTCATGAATGTTGAAGGCCTGACCATATATCATGTTAAAAGCCACCTGCAG aaaTATCGAACAGCAAGACACAAACCAGAGTCAACATCAGAAG GAACTTCAGAGAAAAAATTTACTTCTATTGAAGAAGCAAAATCTGCAGACATAAAAAC GAGTATTGATATCACAGAAGCATTGAGGTTGCAGATGGAACTTCAGAAGCGGCTTCATGAACAGTTAGAG ATTCAAAAAAAGTTGCAGTTGCAAATTGAACGACAGGGGCAGTATCTTCAAGAGATGTTTGAGGCacaaaaaatgattgaagatGGAAAAAGTAAGACCTCCACATCTGCCCTGGATGATCCTTCTGTTCCACTATCAAATGCCGTTGCAGATGTCAAAACAGAAACCTTAAAATTGGATCAACCCAAAGCAGGAATTGGAGCTAGTAACGCCAACCCCACACCTGAAGAAGGTTTTTGGGACATAAGTCAGGAACAAAGGGCAGATAAACCAGGTGATGGTGAGTCTAATGCTCCACCAACAAAACGAGCAAAGCTATGA
- the LOC142629278 gene encoding peroxisome biogenesis protein 12 produces MLFQVGGQGSRPTFFEMSAAQQLPASLRAALTYSFGVLALRRPMFHRVLDYEDEFFAFLMLILETHSLRTTDASFSESLYGLRRRAVKIKVKKDDARLMSGDGINHSGLEKRQKVLSVVFLVVLPYFKSKLHSIYNKEREARLQASLWGHDDERFDDTEYIGGEDSLASSGNLEAEASIRTRLTTRIQKIVGTCYPWIHASSEGVSFAYQLLYLLDATGFYSLGLHALGIQVCRATGQELMDTSSRISKIRSRERERLRGPPWLKVVQGALLSCMYTALDYAQTGLIAAVFFFKMMEWWYQSAEERMSAPTVYPPPPPPPPPKVAEEGIPLPPDRTICPLCSQKRANPSVVTVSGFVFCYACIFKYVSQYKRCPITLMPATGDHIRRLFHDV; encoded by the exons atgttGTTTCAAGTAGGAGGGCAAGGGAGCCGGCCGACCTTCTTCGAGATGTCGGCGGCTCAGCAGCTCCCCGCCAGCCTCCGCGCCGCTCTCACCTATTCTTTCGGC GTATTGGCTTTAAGAAGACCGATGTTCCACAGGGTTTTAGACTATGAAGATGAATTCTTTGCTTTCCTCATGCTCATTCTCGAAACTCACAGCTTACGTACCACAG ATGCATCTTTTTCTGAATCTCTATATGGCTTACGGAGGAGAGCTGTGAAGATAAAAGTGAAGAAAGATGATGCTCGATTGATGTCAGGTGATGGGATTAATCACTCTGGGTTAGAGAAGCGCCAAAAAGTTCTTTCAGTTGTGTTTCTG GTTGTGCTGCCATATTTTAAGTCAAAGTTGCATTCAATATACAATAAAGAAAGGGAAGCCAGGCTTCAAGCAAGTTTATGGGGACATGATGATGAAAGATTTGATGATACTGAGTATATAGGAGGGGAGGATTCTCTTGCTTCAAGCGGAAATTTGGAAGCAGAAGCATCAATTAGGACACGCTTGACAACGAGGATTCAGAAAATTGTAGGCACTTGCTATCCATGGATACATGCTAGTAGTGAAG GAGTATCTTTTGCTTATCAGCTGTTATATTTGTTGGATGCTACTGGATTCTATTCGTTAGGACTACATGCACTTGGGATTCAAGTTTGCCGAGCTACAGGGCAAGAGCTG ATGGATACTTCTTCTAGAATTTCAAAGATAAGAAGCCGTGAACGTGAAAGACTTCGTGGGCCACCATGGCTGAAG GTGGTACAGGGTGCACTGCTCAGCTGTATGTATACTGCACTTGATTATGCACAAACAGGATTAATTGCAGCAGTGTTCTTCTTTAAA ATGATGGAATGGTGGTACCAATCTGCTGAGGAGAGAATGTCAGCTCCAACTGTGTACCccccaccacctcctcctcctccaccaaag GTTGCTGAAGAGGGTATTCCACTGCCACCTGACAGAACAATTTGTCCTTTGTGCTCACAGAAGCGTGCGAATCCATCTGTAGTTACAGTTTCAGGGTTTGTCTTCTGTTACGCATGCATATTTAAGTATGTTTCTCAG TATAAACGGTGCCCAATCACATTAATGCCTGCAACCGGTGACCATATAAGGAGGCTCTTTCATGATGTATAG